A stretch of Labrus mixtus chromosome 7, fLabMix1.1, whole genome shotgun sequence DNA encodes these proteins:
- the setd5 gene encoding histone-lysine N-methyltransferase SETD5 isoform X3, translated as MSIVIALGVTTPETSYSDMAAGSDPESVEASPAVNEKNYNNHSCGSAQSHGYRGLPYAMQQSSVVCCQDHNYGAPPPPTPPASPLSQTIIPRMDLNGVVRGSRYHDTTEDNSADSDSSSDEDGAVASWCHCSLTPDGLLIKCDNCSGLDRRKGGEGQHRKTENVSAGESSATESGDEEVSPSTISYTATQHTPTSIKLTVNRVKRSKSKKRKKSTEKARGTPKGKKVKAFREGSRKSMRMKNSTTEASVLDENTAEGWETRIRQWTDQYEEALANQYSADVQTLLQLHRTASNTVSKTESGATPPPSNTQIHASVDTMDTINLTELACNNTVLGSQMQLQLGRVTRVQKHRKILRAAKTLEPDTLIIEYRGKVMLKQQFEVNGHFFKKPYPFVLFYSKFNDVEMCVDARTFGNDARFIRRSCTPNAEVRHMIAEGMIHLCIYAVSQITKDAEVTIGFDYEFNSCNYKVDCACHKGNQNCPVQKHNLKPRESLLSPPSLPPPSSLVGAETRRRKARRRELEGSTSGDSNQTPDQIQEAKDSIGTSDAEERLLDEVKGEDGEEGEIDENGVAISNKKTCNALERRRRRVGGADAKEEGVETEDGAGNPAGNTATPSNAGVGISTRRATYVMDPPSNEEKTSLNNLTAPAAPPKPARPTKPRPKSRISRYRSSSSQRARRQRQALAQQAAAAAAAMAATPSSGDQGAALDEEGSQGPYGAEQENSLGHLLDGDGQGLNCINRGNLRYPKTKKYLVTEWLNDKIPAGDKIHQEVPVERTLRITTDPTVLATTLNMLPGLSHSSLICTTPRHYVRFGSPFNPERSRPRPLQMDGTYGCFKKRWLKQLEDESCSASVEDGTESTSSQQSTSSRSTPNPLSTEVNAPFKKRRSKYMSEMTPAPLDHLLRPLSPITPPLPDDSLHRLLQTPCGSLLPNGLVYSPMPSLPASRCNTPLQFENISSPEASPVHRPESISPEPCLQTDFDVPRPQFPDLSLPCSLESPVAVTLDDFPLPGGPSGHDSSSLGATSLNPVSCPSSDLNPQNREQAFRTEFNLIYTCSPLNANLGNPVATDRRLSQSEGGFSPAESFHSSISGQGLMGDVGPGSMSPYGEPHYGGGYPDSGTPPHTSNPPQKKKVSLLEYRKRKQGSGRDLELIGNSSSMGGTPTRPSSHYSQDSHHPHPHPHPHPHPHPHQHPHQQMQMQPLASPQSSSFSSTAHTPSIPQVEEVSPPDHQGSSGQPRRQDNNQWMVPTTVERLREGQGVLERVLRSIKMERNYKRGDGSTEKESDADRYDMPAASMASPMKSPHRYSPSVYQSSESHRQTDSPSFLQQTSNSPFRGSCSPSSGQSFHPRLSSSHPGMSQDHHPPPSYPSHPTTSSSDSRPPGGSLHQHSGSSSNVDGSHGYSNSHLKASLLNSGGLVGSPSPGPRAHGQTKLDSGAQASRGSQPQASRSLKSGSPGQTTLQAGSRLLSASGQTHYPQRGTSLSQFQHSPLQGPGVRTQSGSF; from the exons CCCTGAGTCAGTTGAAGCAAGCCCTGCCGTGAATgagaaaaactacaacaaccacagctgtggGAGCGCACAGAGTCATGGGTATCGGGGACTACCATATGCT ATGCAACAGTCTTCCGTTGTGTGTTGTCAGGATCACAACTATGGCGCGCCCCCTCCCCCTACCCCACCCGCCTCCCCGCTCTCCCAAACCATCATTCCCCGCATGGATCTCAACGGCGTGGTACGCGGCTCACGCTACCACGACACTACTGAGGACAACTCAGCCGACAGCGACAGTTCCTCAGACGAGGACGGGGCTGTGGCCAGCTGGTGTCACTGCAGCCTGACGCCGGACGGCCTGCTCATCAAATGTGACAACTGCAG cggTCTGgacaggaggaaaggaggagaaggccaacacagaaaaacagaaaatgtctcaG CTGGAGAGAGCAGTGCCACTGAGAGTGGTGACGAGGAGGTATCCCCCTCCACCATCTCCTACACGGCCACCCAGCATACGCCCACCAGCATCAAACTGACTGTCAACAGGGTGAAGAGGAGCAAAtccaaaaagaggaagaagagcacGGAGAAGGCCCGTGGAACGCCAAAGGGCAAGAAAGTCAAG GCTTTCAGAGAGGGTTCAAGGAAGTCCATGAGGATGAAG AACTCGACAACCGAAGCCAGTGTTTTAGACGAGAACACGGCAGAGGGGTGGGAGACGAGGATCCGCCAGTGGACGGACCAGTATGAGGAGGCTCTGGCAAACCAGTACAGTGCCGATGTCCAGACACTTCTCCAGCTTCATCGTACTGCCAGCAACACCGTTTCAAAGACTGAGAGCGGTGCCACACCACCTCCCTCCAACACACAGATCCACGCCTCGGTGGACACCATGGACACCATTAACCTCACGGAGCTGGCCTGTAATAACACAGTGCTGGGCTCACAGATGCAG CTCCAGTTGGGGCGGGTAACACGGGTGCAGAAACACCGGAAGATCCTCCGAGCCGCCAAGACGCTGGAGCCAGACACGCTCATCATCGAATATCGGGGGAAAGTCATGCTCAAGCAGCAGTTTGAAGTCAACGGGCACTTCTTCAAAAA aCCCTACCCATTTGTGCTGTTTTACTCAAAGTTTAATGATGTTGAGATGTGTGTTGATGCGAGGACGTTTGGAAACGATGCTCGCTTCATCAGGAGGTCGTGTACACCCAATGCTGAG GTCCGGCATATGATTGCTGAGGGCATGATCCATCTATGTATCTATGCTGTGAGTCAAATTACAAAGGACGCCGAGGTCACCATTGGATTTGACTACGAGTTCAATAGCTG TAATTACAAAGTGGACTGTGCCTGCCACAAGGGCAACCAGAACTGCCCGGTGCAAAAGCACAACCTGAAGCCCAGGGAGAGCTTGCTGAGTCCGCCCTCCCTGccgcctccctcctctctggtCGGCGCTGAAACCCGGCGGAGAAAAGCCCGGAGGAGAGAGCTAGAAGGCAGCACGTCTGGGGACAGCAACCAGACCCCGGACCAGATCCAGGAGGCCAAAGACAGCATCGGGACCAGTGATGCAGAG GAGAGACTGCTGGACGAGGTGAAGGGggaagatggagaggaaggagagataGATGAAAACGGGGTCGCAATCtccaataaaaaa ACATGTAACGCCCTGGAGAGACGGCGGAGGAGAGTGGGAGGAGCAGACGCAAAGGAGGAGGGTGTGGAAACTGAGGACGGGGCAGGAAACCCCGCAGGGAACACCGCCACACCCAGCAACGCTGGAGTAGGGATCAGCACGCGACGCGCCACCTATGTAATG GACCCACCATCCAATGAAGAAAAGACTTCATTAAACAACCTGACCGCCCCAGCTGCTCCCCCTAAACCTGCACGACCAACCAAGCCCCGGCCCAAAAGTCGCATCTCTCGCTACCGCTCCAGCTCGTCCCAGCGTGCCCGGCGGCAGCGTCAAGCCCTCGCACAGCAGGCAGCTGCTGCGGCCGCCGCAATGGCAGCCACACCGTCGTCGGGTGATCAGGGTGCTGCTCTGGATGAAGAGGGATCTCAGGGCCCATACGGTGCTGAACAAGAAAACAGTTTAGGTCATCTCCTTGATGGAGACGGTCAGGGTCTGAACTGTATTAATAGAGGCAATTTGCGCTACCCCAAGACAAAGAAG TACCTGGTTACTGAATGGTTGAATGACAAGATACCTGCAGGGGACAAGATCCACCAAGAGGTGCCCGTTGAGCGCACGCTGCGGATAACCACCGACCCCACAGTGCTGGCCACCACCCTCAACATGCTGCCAGGCCTCTCCCACTCATCGCTCATCTGCACCACACCCAGACACTACGTTCGCTTCGGCTCCCCCTTCAACCCTGAGAGAAGCCGGCCGCGCCCGCTCCAAATGGACGGCACTTATGGCTGCTTTAAAAAG AGATGGTTGAAACAGCTGGAGGATGAGAGCTGCTCAGCGAGTGTGGAGGACGGCACAGAGTCAACCTCCTCCCAGCAAAGCACCAGTAGCAGATCCACCCCCAACCCCCTCTCCACTG AGGTTAACGCACCTTTCAAGAAGCGCCGTTCCAAGTATATGTCAGAGATGACACCAGCACCGCTGGACCACCTGCTTCGCCCGCTGTCACCCATCACACCACCGCTCCCAGACGACTCCCTCCACCGGCTGCTCCAAACCCCCTGTGGCTCCCTGCTGCCAAACGGCCTGGTCTACTCACCCATGCCCTCCCTGCCCGCCAGCCGCTGCAACACACCGCTGCAATTTGAG AACATATCATCCCCTGAGGCGTCTCCTGTCCATCGACCAGAGTCCATCTCTCCTGAG CCGTGTCTGCAGACGGACTTTGATGTCCCTCGGCCCCAGTTCCCCGACCTGTCCCTCCCCTGCAGCCTGGAGAGTCCCGTGGCTGTGACCTTAGATGACTTTCCCCTTCCCGGCGGCCCCTCAGGCCACGATTCGTCTTCTCTAGGGGCCACTTCCCTAAACCCAGTGTCCTGCCCCTCATCGGACCTCAACCCTCAAAACAGGGAGCAGGCCTTCAGGACAGAGTTCAACCTCATATACACCTGCTCGCCCCTCAACGCAAACCTGGGAAACCCTGTTGCCACAGACCGCCGCCTCTCACAGTCGGAGGGAGGCTTTTCCCCGGCGGAGTCCTTCCACAGCTCTATAAGCGGCCAGGGGCTTATGGGAGACGTGGGCCCTGGCTCCATGTCACCCTACGGCGAGCCTCATTATGGGGGTGGCTACCCGGATAGTGGCACGCCTCCTCACACCAGCAACCCGCCACAAAAGAAGAAG GTGTCTTTGCTGGAGTACCGTAAGAGGAAGCAGGGCAGCGGGCGCGACCTGGAGCTGATCGGAAACAGCTCGTCTATGGGCGGCACCCCCACCCGGCCCAGCTCCCACTACAGCCAGGACTCCCATCATCCCCATCCCCATCCTCACCCTCATccccatcctcatcctcatcaacATCCTCATCAGCAGATGCAGATGCAGCCCCTGGCCTCCCCACAGAGCTCCTCCTTCAGctccacagcacacacacccTCCATCCCACAGGTAGAGGAGGTCAGCCCTCCTGACCACCAGGGCTCGTCAGGGCAGCCCAGACGCCAGGACAACAACCAGTG GATGGTTCCCACGACTGTTGAACGTCTCAGGGAAGGTCAGGGGGTTCTGGAGCGAGTGCTACGAAGCATCAAGATGGAGCGTAATTACAAGAGGGGTGACGGCTCTACAGAGAAGGAGTCTG ATGCAGATCGATACGACATGCCGGCGGCGTCCATGGCCTCTCCCATGAAGAGTCCTCATAGATACAGTCCCTCTGTGTACCAG tcatCAGAAAGCCACCGTCAGACCGACAGCCCGTCATTCCTCCAGCAAACCTCCAACTCTCCATTCCGGGGTTCCTGCAGTCCCTCATCGGGCCAGAGCTTCCATCCGCGCCTCTCCTCGTCTCACCCAGGAATGTCCCAGGACcaccaccctcctccctcctaccCCAGTCACCCCACaacctcctcctcagactccaggccaccagggggctcccTTCACCAGcacagcggcagcagcagtAACGTGGACGGGAGCCACGGCTACAGCAACAGTCACTTAAAAGCAAGCCTTTTGAACAGCGGCGGCCTGGTGGGGTCTCCCAGCCCGGGACCTAGGGCTCATGGGCAGACTAAACTAGACTCAGGCGCCCAGGCCTCCAGAGGGAGTCAGCCGCAGGCGTCACGTAGCCTGAAGTCCGGCAGCCCTGGACAGACAACGCTGCAGGCCGGCTCCAGGCTGCTGTCGGCCTCTGGACAGACACACTATCCACAGAGAGGGACGAGCCTCAGCCAGTTCCAGCACTCCCCCCTCCAGGGACCCGGAGTAAGGACACAGTCAGGAAGCTTTTAG